One genomic segment of Deltaproteobacteria bacterium RBG_16_64_85 includes these proteins:
- a CDS encoding 2-nitropropane dioxygenase has protein sequence MTELRYLPVAWKRGTDFLGSRYAILCGAMTWVSESNLVSAISNEGGFGVLAGGNMPPDLLAKEIEATRRKTRFPFGVNLITVAPNFREQIDVVVREKAPFVFFAGSIPSGKDIEQVKVSGAKLICFAPVLSLARRLIKQGVDALVIEGNEAGGHIGPVATSVLAQEFLLSITEVPIFVAGGIGTGEMIAQYLMLGAAGAQLGTRFVVAEECVAHPRFKEAFIKAQARDAMPSSQFDASLPTIPVRAILNEGTKDFNRLQFELLSKVKSGEIPREEAQVKLEEFWVGALRRAVVDGDIEHGSLMAGQSVAFVKKIQPVREIIEDLVSAAERKLADLANGGPQPAGGQLRR, from the coding sequence TTGACGGAGTTGAGATATCTGCCGGTGGCCTGGAAGCGGGGGACCGATTTCCTCGGCAGCCGGTACGCGATCCTTTGCGGAGCCATGACCTGGGTGTCCGAGTCCAACCTCGTATCCGCCATTTCGAACGAGGGGGGGTTCGGGGTCCTCGCCGGGGGAAACATGCCCCCGGACCTGCTGGCGAAGGAAATCGAAGCCACCCGCCGGAAGACGAGGTTCCCCTTCGGGGTCAACCTGATCACGGTCGCCCCGAACTTCCGGGAACAGATCGACGTGGTCGTCCGGGAAAAGGCCCCGTTCGTCTTTTTCGCAGGGAGCATCCCTTCGGGGAAAGACATCGAGCAGGTCAAGGTTTCCGGGGCCAAGCTGATCTGCTTCGCTCCGGTGCTCTCCCTCGCCAGGCGACTCATCAAGCAGGGGGTGGACGCCCTGGTCATCGAGGGGAACGAGGCGGGCGGCCACATCGGGCCCGTCGCCACATCCGTCCTCGCGCAGGAATTTCTCCTGAGCATCACCGAGGTTCCCATCTTCGTGGCGGGGGGGATCGGCACGGGGGAGATGATCGCCCAGTACCTCATGCTTGGCGCGGCGGGGGCCCAGCTGGGGACACGGTTCGTCGTGGCGGAGGAGTGCGTGGCGCATCCCCGTTTCAAGGAGGCGTTCATCAAGGCCCAGGCCCGGGACGCCATGCCGAGCTCGCAGTTCGACGCGTCGCTTCCGACCATCCCGGTGCGCGCCATCTTGAACGAGGGGACGAAGGACTTCAACCGCCTCCAGTTCGAGCTTCTGAGCAAGGTCAAGTCCGGCGAGATTCCCCGCGAGGAGGCCCAGGTCAAGCTCGAGGAGTTCTGGGTCGGCGCCCTGCGCCGCGCCGTGGTGGACGGGGACATCGAGCATGGCTCCCTGATGGCGGGCCAAAGCGTTGCCTTCGTCAAGAAGATCCAGCCCGTGCGCGAAATCATCGAAGACCTGGTGTCCGCGGCGGAGCGCAAACTGGCCGATCTGGCAAACGGTGGACCGCAACCCGCCGGCGGTCAACTTCGCCGATAA
- a CDS encoding phosphate transport regulator, with product MFRILPTDQEFFVLFEKASKNIREGAELLKNLLDNFENVKEMARQIEEVEHRGDAITHDIVKKLNTTFITPIDREDILALASSLDDIIDLIHSTSTRITLYKITESTPQAKELGFLILKSVRELHRGISHMGKNMGKRMDGVYEHCVEVHSLENEADRVCRDAIAYLFEHEKDPITILKWKEVYETLETATDRCEDAANVLEGVALKNA from the coding sequence ATGTTCCGCATTCTCCCGACTGACCAGGAATTTTTCGTCCTGTTCGAGAAAGCGTCGAAGAACATCCGGGAAGGTGCCGAGCTCCTCAAGAACCTCCTGGACAACTTCGAGAACGTCAAGGAGATGGCTCGTCAGATCGAAGAGGTCGAGCACCGGGGAGACGCGATCACCCACGACATCGTCAAGAAGCTGAACACGACCTTCATCACCCCGATCGATCGCGAGGACATCCTGGCGCTCGCCTCGTCGCTCGACGACATCATCGACCTGATCCACTCTACCTCCACGCGCATCACCCTTTACAAAATTACCGAGTCGACCCCCCAGGCCAAGGAGCTGGGGTTCCTGATCCTCAAGTCCGTACGGGAGCTCCACCGCGGGATCTCCCACATGGGGAAGAACATGGGGAAGAGGATGGACGGGGTGTACGAGCACTGCGTCGAGGTGCACTCGCTGGAGAACGAGGCGGACCGCGTCTGCCGCGACGCGATCGCCTACCTCTTCGAGCACGAGAAGGACCCGATCACGATCCTCAAGTGGAAGGAGGTCTACGAGACCCTGGAGACGGCCACCGATCGCTGCGAGGACGCCGCAAACGTACTCGAAGGGGTAGCGCTCAAGAATGCCTGA
- a CDS encoding inorganic phosphate transporter: protein MPESSFALLALVIVAALVFDFINGFHDTANAIATCISTRALSIRDAILMAAGLNFVGALVSTHVATTIGKEIVDPSQVTQVVVLSALIGAIFWDLLTWRYGIPSSSSHAIIGGLIGAVVAERGWGVLKWEGITKILAAIVISPLAGTLIAFLIMVGIFWIFRGYHPSPLNRGFRKLQIVSAAFMAFSHGSNDAQKSMGVITLALTSYGAIHTFHIPLWVILSCAVSMAVGTAMGGWRIIKTVGTDIVKLSPVHGFCAETSSAGVILTASAMGIPISTTHVITSAILGVGLSQGHRRVNWMVGARIVWAWILTIPAAAAAGYFSYDILGPLFLLHR from the coding sequence ATGCCTGAGAGCTCGTTCGCGCTCCTTGCGCTGGTCATCGTTGCGGCGCTCGTATTCGACTTCATCAACGGCTTCCACGACACCGCCAACGCGATCGCCACCTGCATCTCGACCCGCGCTCTCTCGATCCGGGACGCTATCCTCATGGCCGCGGGGCTGAACTTCGTCGGGGCGCTGGTCTCCACGCACGTGGCCACGACGATCGGCAAGGAGATCGTCGACCCGTCGCAGGTGACCCAGGTCGTCGTCCTGTCCGCCCTGATCGGCGCCATCTTCTGGGACCTCCTCACCTGGCGCTACGGGATCCCGTCCTCCTCCTCGCACGCGATCATCGGCGGGCTCATCGGGGCGGTGGTGGCGGAACGGGGATGGGGCGTACTCAAATGGGAAGGGATCACGAAGATCCTTGCGGCGATCGTCATCTCTCCGCTGGCGGGGACGCTGATCGCCTTCCTCATCATGGTCGGCATCTTCTGGATCTTCCGGGGCTATCACCCCTCCCCCCTGAACCGGGGGTTCCGAAAGCTCCAGATCGTGTCGGCCGCCTTCATGGCGTTCTCCCACGGCTCCAACGACGCGCAGAAGTCGATGGGCGTCATCACGCTGGCGCTCACCTCGTACGGGGCGATCCATACCTTTCACATCCCGCTTTGGGTAATCCTCTCCTGCGCCGTCTCGATGGCCGTGGGGACGGCGATGGGGGGATGGCGGATCATCAAGACGGTCGGGACCGATATCGTGAAACTTTCGCCCGTCCACGGCTTCTGCGCGGAAACGTCGTCGGCGGGAGTCATCCTCACCGCCTCCGCGATGGGGATCCCCATCAGCACCACCCACGTCATCACCTCGGCCATCCTGGGCGTCGGCCTTTCCCAGGGACACCGGAGGGTGAACTGGATGGTGGGCGCAAGGATCGTGTGGGCCTGGATCCTCACCATCCCGGCCGCCGCCGCCGCCGGGTACTTCTCCTACGACATCCTCGGGCCGCTCTTCCTCCTCCATCGATAG
- a CDS encoding methylmalonyl-CoA epimerase, which produces MIRKIQHIGVAVRKLDDAIPFYRDVLGLDLVGIEEVAEQKIRAAVFRVGESTIEVIESTSPDGPVGKFLEKNGEGIHHLCFQVEDAAAALARAKEKGARLIDETPRVGVHGMKIGFLHPKSTFGVLTEFAQEGDDRP; this is translated from the coding sequence ATGATCCGAAAGATCCAGCACATCGGCGTAGCGGTCCGGAAGCTCGACGACGCCATTCCATTTTACCGCGACGTCCTGGGGCTCGACCTGGTCGGCATCGAGGAAGTCGCCGAGCAGAAGATCCGGGCGGCGGTGTTCCGCGTGGGGGAGAGCACCATCGAGGTGATCGAGTCGACCTCGCCGGACGGCCCGGTCGGGAAGTTCCTCGAGAAGAACGGGGAGGGGATCCACCACCTCTGCTTCCAGGTGGAGGACGCGGCCGCGGCGCTCGCCCGCGCAAAGGAGAAGGGGGCCCGCCTGATCGACGAAACCCCGAGAGTCGGCGTGCACGGCATGAAGATCGGCTTTCTCCACCCGAAGTCGACGTTCGGCGTCCTGACCGAGTTCGCCCAGGAGGGGGACGACCGCCCGTGA
- a CDS encoding thioredoxin peroxidase: MPAMVKSRAPEFTLDGVVGKEFKTVKLTDYKGKWVVLFFYPLDFTFVCPTEILEFSRRERDFLREDCQILGVSVDSKYSHLAWVEHGLGEISFPLLADIRKQTARDYGVLLEDAGVSLRGTFIIDPEGVIRWMLVHDLGIGRSVEEVLRVLQSLKTGELCPAEWRPGKAFIRA; this comes from the coding sequence ATGCCTGCGATGGTAAAAAGCCGTGCGCCGGAGTTCACTCTGGACGGGGTGGTCGGGAAAGAGTTCAAGACGGTAAAGCTGACCGATTACAAGGGGAAGTGGGTCGTTCTCTTCTTCTACCCGCTCGATTTCACCTTCGTATGCCCCACCGAGATCCTCGAGTTCTCCCGCAGGGAGAGGGACTTCCTCCGGGAGGACTGCCAGATCCTCGGCGTGAGCGTCGACAGCAAGTACTCCCACCTGGCATGGGTCGAGCACGGGCTTGGGGAGATCTCCTTCCCGCTTCTGGCCGACATCCGCAAGCAGACGGCCCGCGATTACGGCGTTCTCCTCGAGGATGCCGGCGTCTCCCTTCGCGGCACGTTCATCATCGACCCCGAGGGGGTCATCCGGTGGATGCTCGTCCACGATCTGGGCATCGGCCGAAGCGTGGAGGAGGTGCTCCGCGTCCTGCAGAGTCTGAAGACGGGGGAGTTGTGCCCCGCGGAATGGCGGCCGGGGAAGGCGTTCATCCGCGCCTGA